Within Pseudomonas tructae, the genomic segment CGGCGGTGACGATGACCATCTTGTCAGCGGCCAGGTGTTTGTTCAGCGCGGCCTTGACCTGTTCAGTGGTCAGCGCCTGGGACTGCTGCATGTAGTCTTCCAGCCAGGTCAGTGGCAGGTTGTAGAAGCCGATGGCGCCCAACTGGCCGACGATGCTGGCGTTACTGGCGTTGGACAGCGGGAAGCTGCCGGCCAGTTCACGCTTGGCGTCGTCCAGTTCCTGCTGGGTCGGGCCGCTCTTGAGGTAGTCGGCGAGGATGTCCTGGACCAGCTTGAGGGTGCCCTCGCTGAGCTCGGCACGGGTCTGCAGGTTGATCATGAACGGGCCACGCACCTGCATCGGGCTGAACACCGAGTACACGCCGTAGGTCAGGCCGCGTTTCTCGCGCACTTCGCTCATCAGGCGGGTTCCGAAGGTACCACCGCCAAGGATCTGGTTGCCCAGCGACAGCGCGGCGTAGTCCGGATCATTACGGTCGATGCCCAGTTGCGCGAGCATCAGGTGGGTCTGCTTGGAGGCAAAATCGATGTGGGTGGCACCGGCCTTGGGTTCGCTTGGCTGTGCCACCTTGGCCAGGGCCGGGCCTTTGGGCAGGGCCGCGGAGACTTGCGCGGCAATGGCTTGGGCATCGCTGCGGCTCAAGTCACCGACCAGGGCGATCACCGTGTTGCCGGCGGCATAGGCCTTGGCGTGGAAGGCGCGCAGTTGCTCCAGGGTGATCGGCGGGATGCTTTTGGCGGTGCCGTCACTCGGGTGGGCATAGGGGTGGGTGCCGTACAGGCGCTCGAACAGCTCGATGCCGGCCAGTTTGCCCGGGTTCTGCTTCTGGTACTCGAAGCCGGCCTGCATCTGGTTCTTGATACGCGCCAGGGCGTCTTGCGGGAAGGTTGGTTTGCCGACCACTTCGGCGAACAGCTTGAGCGCCGGCTCACGCTTGTCGGCGGCGCTCAGGCTGCGCAGCGAGGCCACGGCCATGTCGCGGTAGGCGCCGTTGCCAAAATCGGCGCCCAGGCCTTCGAAACCTTCGGCGATGGCGGTGACATCCTTGCCGGCCACGCCTTCGTTGAGCATGGCGTTGGTCAGGGTTGCCAGGCCCAGGGCATCACCGTCCTGGCTGCTACCGGCGGCGAAGGTCAGGCGCAGGTCGAACATTGGCAGCTCGCGTGCCTCGACAAACAGCACGCGTGCGCCTTCGGCGGTGTTCCAGGTCTGGATGTTCAATTGCCGGCGGCTTGGTGCCTTGCCGTCCAGTTCTGCCAGCGATTGCAAGGTGTTGGCCGGTTTGGCGGCAGTGCTGGTGGCCGGTTGCGCGGCGTTATCGGACTGCGCAGGCTTGGCCAGGAAGAATGCCAGCAGGCCGATCAGCAACAGCAGGCCCAGGCCGATCAGGGTGTAGCGGGGTGCGCTGCGTTCACTCATGAGCGTTCTCCTCGGGCAGTACGTGGGCAACGCTCAGGCGTTCATGGGTGAAGTAGGTGCGGGCGGCGTTCTGGATGTCCGCCGGAGTGACGCTTTTCAGCTCGTCCAGCTCGCTGTCGATCAGCTTCCACGACAGGCCGACGGTTTCCAGCTGGCCGATGGCGGTGGCCTGGCTGCTGATGGAGTCGCGGTCGTAGACCAGCCCGGCGATGACCTGGGCGCGCACGCGCTCAAGCTCTTCAGCCGAAGGCGGGGTGGTCTTGAGCTCTTCGAGCAGCTTCCAGATACCGCCTTCGACATCGGCCAGGGTCTTGTGTTTCTGCAGGTTCGGCGTGGCCGAGACCAGGAACAGGCTATCGCCGCGGGTGAACGGGTTGTAGCTGGACGAAGCGCCGGAGACCAGCTCCTGGCCGCGTTCCAGGCGGCTTGGCAGGCGCGCGCTGTAGCCGCCGTCGAGCAGAGCCGAGATCAGCCGCAGGGCGTGTACGCTGCGTGGGTCCTTGGCGGTGGCCAGGCCCGGGACGTTGAAGCCGTAGATCAGGCTCGGCAGCTGGGTTTGCACGTGCAGGTTGGTTTCCCGCAGGCCCGGCTCGGCCAGTTCCAGCGGCAGCTTGGCCGGTGGCACCGCGCGTTTCGGGATGGCGCCGAAGAAACGCTGGGCCAGGCCCTTGACCTCATCGACGGTGACATCGCCGACCACCACCAGGGTGGCGTTGTTCGGCACGTACCAGGATTCGTACCAGTGACGCAGCTCCTCGACCTTCATGCGGTCAAGGTCGGCCATCCAGCCGATGGTCGGGGTACGGTAGCTGCTGGCCGGGAAGGCCATGGCGCTGAACAGCTCGAAGGCCTTGGCGTTGGGTTGATCGTCGGTGCGCAGGCGGCGTTCTTCCTTGATCACCTCGATTTCGCGGCTGAACTCGTCGGCCGGCAGGCGCAGGCTGGCCATGCGGTCGGCTTCAAGCTCCAGCGCCACCGGCAGGCGGTCGCGGGCCAGCACCTGGTAATAGGCGGTGTAATCGTCGCTGGTGAAGGCGTTCTCTTCGGCGCCCAGGTCACGCAGGATGCGCGAGGCTTCGCCGGGGCCAAGCTTTTCGCTGCCCTTGAACATCATGTGTTCCAGGGCATGGGAAAGGCCGGTCTGGCCGGGGGACTCGTAGGTCGAACCGACCTTGTACCAGATCTGCGAGACCACCACCGGCGCCCGGTGATCCTCGCGTACGACCACTTTCAGGCCGTTGTCGAGAATGAACTCGTGGGTGGGTTGCGTATCGGCGGCAAAGGCCGCGAACGGCAGACAAACTGTGCTGAGCAACAGGCCAGCGGCGCGGCGGGCTAGAGCATTCATACGTTGTTTAACCTGTAGGACTGCCCGCGTGGTCTTAGCGTCGGCGGGCTTGGAGGTGCTAGGATACTGATCCGGTTGCCTGAGGACCATGCCTGTCATGGATCCAGCCCGAAGGCTTGATGTCAAAATACTGCGCAAGAACGAGCCGGACTAAAAGTAGACTGTTCTGCGTTAAAAGAATTTACGAAGCGCCGCAGTGGCGCATCGCTACCCTGAGATAGCCGTCTTCCATGTTTGGTTCCAACGACGACAAAAAGACGCCGGCTGCGGCTGGTGAAAAGAAAGGCCTGTTCGGCTGGCTGCGCAAAAAGCCCCAGCAACCTGTAGCCGAACAGCCACAAGCCCCTGCTCCGGTTGAAACGCAGCAACCTGCCGGGCTGCCTGCCGAGGCTCCTGCTACCGTCGCTGCGGTTGAGGTTGTGCCTGCCGCGGTTGCCGCGCCAGAGCCCGTTGCCGCTGCGCCAGTTGCCGCGCCAGTCGAGGTCCAGTCCGAACCGTCCGTCGGCCTGGTGCTGCCTGTGCCTGAAGAGCCGGTAGCCCTGGTTGCCGACCTTGAGCCGCATACGCCGCCGCCGATCCCGCCGCGTC encodes:
- a CDS encoding M16 family metallopeptidase, producing MSERSAPRYTLIGLGLLLLIGLLAFFLAKPAQSDNAAQPATSTAAKPANTLQSLAELDGKAPSRRQLNIQTWNTAEGARVLFVEARELPMFDLRLTFAAGSSQDGDALGLATLTNAMLNEGVAGKDVTAIAEGFEGLGADFGNGAYRDMAVASLRSLSAADKREPALKLFAEVVGKPTFPQDALARIKNQMQAGFEYQKQNPGKLAGIELFERLYGTHPYAHPSDGTAKSIPPITLEQLRAFHAKAYAAGNTVIALVGDLSRSDAQAIAAQVSAALPKGPALAKVAQPSEPKAGATHIDFASKQTHLMLAQLGIDRNDPDYAALSLGNQILGGGTFGTRLMSEVREKRGLTYGVYSVFSPMQVRGPFMINLQTRAELSEGTLKLVQDILADYLKSGPTQQELDDAKRELAGSFPLSNASNASIVGQLGAIGFYNLPLTWLEDYMQQSQALTTEQVKAALNKHLAADKMVIVTAGPSVPQKPLPPPTDKPAEQPLGVPEH
- a CDS encoding M16 family metallopeptidase; protein product: MNALARRAAGLLLSTVCLPFAAFAADTQPTHEFILDNGLKVVVREDHRAPVVVSQIWYKVGSTYESPGQTGLSHALEHMMFKGSEKLGPGEASRILRDLGAEENAFTSDDYTAYYQVLARDRLPVALELEADRMASLRLPADEFSREIEVIKEERRLRTDDQPNAKAFELFSAMAFPASSYRTPTIGWMADLDRMKVEELRHWYESWYVPNNATLVVVGDVTVDEVKGLAQRFFGAIPKRAVPPAKLPLELAEPGLRETNLHVQTQLPSLIYGFNVPGLATAKDPRSVHALRLISALLDGGYSARLPSRLERGQELVSGASSSYNPFTRGDSLFLVSATPNLQKHKTLADVEGGIWKLLEELKTTPPSAEELERVRAQVIAGLVYDRDSISSQATAIGQLETVGLSWKLIDSELDELKSVTPADIQNAARTYFTHERLSVAHVLPEENAHE